A window of Panicum virgatum strain AP13 chromosome 8K, P.virgatum_v5, whole genome shotgun sequence contains these coding sequences:
- the LOC120645446 gene encoding uncharacterized protein LOC120645446 has protein sequence MSQASSSTACTRHSSTPRVPLQDAPLAIVAVALPPTDVQLPAPIDDVSGLPLIWCPDCKDVRMFAATTTNFEHNIGKRYFKCPRKKFRNVPGTCSRFWFEEEYVVFLSDNGYLPSTFSTIGAASTTNIPELVDRIDNLELNLNKVKEMVGKSRDGLGSWICLLCGYLNVTFLVLAILLVVTVVLK, from the exons ATGTCGCAGGCATCATCGTCGACCGCTTGCACTCGGCACTCAAGCACACCTAGAGTTCCCCTGCAAGATGCACCCCTTGCCATTGTTGCAGTAGCGTTGCCACCCACAGATGTTCAGCTCCCGGCGCCGATTGATGATGTGAGTGGGTTGCCGTTGATATGGTGCCCGGATTGCAAGGATGTGAGGATGTTTGCTGCCACTACCACGAATTTTGAGCATAACATTGGCAAGAGATATTTCAAGTGCCCCAGGAAGAAATTTCGAAAT GTTCCTGGGACATGTTCCAGGTTCTGGTTCGAGGAAGAATATGTGGTGTTCCTTAGTGATAATGGATATCTTCCGTCCACTTTCTCGACCATTGGAGCAGCTTCGACAACAAACATTCCTGAGCTGGTGGATAGAATTGATAACTTAGAGCTGAATCTGAACAAGGTGAAAGAAATGGTTGGCAAGAGCAGGGATGGCTTGGGAAGTTGGATTTGTCTTCTGTGTGGCTATTTGAATGTAACATTCCTGGTGTTGGCCATCCTGTTGGTTGTAACTGTAGTGTTGAAGTAG
- the LOC120643935 gene encoding benzyl alcohol O-benzoyltransferase-like, with protein sequence MRGRILNWRAGNAGIERFQQAKLAQTSLAQALGTSSPPEQLTRTDAAAELGSSCARGQRSAGADAAAGPGVPAHGGGARPCASAWPLLPPLGRVPPSRSHTVQLRASPARTLQRFLCPAGFAPHTLLCARNMACYSAAPKFTVRRRPAVLVAPAAPTPRELKHLSDIDQQDLLRFQVPVIQFYRRNESMGGKDPVRVIREALTKSLVPYYPFAGRLREHHGWKLAVDCTGEGVMFVEADADVGLEHFGDPLLPPFPCLEELIFDVPGSSAILNTPLLLFQVTRLACGGFILAVRLNHTMADALGLTQFLGAVAELARGAQSPSVLPVWKRDLLEGRNQQQTALVHDKSDEVSGRSSDDADTKASNTMLPLIDNAALRVRSFFFGPREIAAIRAQLPPDLQKRATKFDTIAGWIWKFRTVALAPDPDEVMQLMVVVNARGRTTAEVGIPIGYYGNAMAAPAAISTARELCTNPLSYTVELVRKAKNQVDMEYMRSTADLIALRGGQSPPITAGMYYLTDETKARFHDLDFGWGKPVYAGPAEAVPSPFPLLISFLLASKNANGEDAIVVPICLPGPAMDRLVEEMSNCTHQPM encoded by the exons ATGCGAGGGAGGATCCTAAACTGGCGTGCTGGAAACGCGGGGATCGAGCGTTTCCAACAAGCCAAACTTGCACAAACCTCGCTAGCTCAAGCACTCGGTACGTCTTCACCTCCGGAGCAGCTCACCCGCAcggatgcggcggcggagctcggcagcTCCTGCGCACGCGGCCAGCGGAGCGCCGGTGCAGATGCCGCGGCGGGGCCCGGCGTTCCCGCAcacggtggcggagctcgacCGTGTGCCTCCGCTTGGCCACTCCTCCCTCCGCTCGGCCGCGTGCCTCCCTCTCGGTCCCACACCGTGCAGCTCCGCGCCTCCCCCGCCCGCACACTTCAACGCTTTCTATGCCCCGCTGGTTTCGCCCCTCACACCCTCCTATGCGCGAG AAATATGGCATGCTACTCGGCGGCGCCCAAGTTCACGGTGCGCAGGCGACCGGCGGTgctggtggcgccggcggcccctaCGCCTCGTGAGCTGAAGCACCTCTCGGATATCGATCAGCAGGACCTTTTGAGGTTCCAAGTCCCCGTCATCCAGTTCTACCGGAGGAACGAGTCCATGGGCGGCAAGGACCCCGTGCGGGTTATACGGGAGGctctcaccaaatcccttgtgcCCTACTACCCGTTCGCTGGACGGCTCCGGGAGCACCATGGATGGAAGCTCGCCGTCGACTGCACCGGTGAGGGGGTTATGTTCGTCGAGGCCGACGCTGATGTTGGCCTTGAGCACTTTGGTGATCCCCTACTGCCACCCTTCCCGTGCCTCGAGGAGCTCATCTTTGACGTCCCCGGCTCCTCTGCCATCCTCAACACTCCCCTCCTGCTCTTCCAG GTGACGCGACTCGCCTGTGGAGGATTCATCCTTGCGGTCCGACTGAACCACACCATGGCTGACGCACTGGGCCTGACGCAGTTCTTGGGTGCGGTGGCAGAGCTTGCGCGGGGAGCGCAGTCTCCGTCCGTGCTGCCGGTGTGGAAACGGGACCTGCTGGAGGGGCGCAACCAGCAACAGACGGCGCTGGTGCACGACAAGTCGGACGAAGTGTCGGGCAGGAGTAGTGACGACGCTGACACCAAGGCCAGTAATACCATGCTTCCGTTAATAGATAACGCGGCGCTCCGCGTccgctccttcttctttggtcCCCGAGAGATCGCCGCTATCCGAGCACAGCTCCCACCAGACCTTCAGAAGCGCGCCACAAAGTTCGACACCATCGCCGGCTGGATTTGGAAGTTCCGCACGGTGGCGCTAGCCCCGGACCCCGACGAGGTGATGCAACTGATGGTGGTCGTCAACGCCCGCGGCCGCACCACCGCAGAGGTCGGCATCCCCATCGGCTACTACGGGAACGCGATGGCGGCCCCGGCCGCCATATCGACGGCCAGGGAGCTCTGCACGAACCCCCTGAGTTACACCGTTGAGCTGGTGAGGAAGGCGAAAAACCAGGTGGACATGGAGTACATGCGGTCAACGGCCGACCTCATCGCGCTGCGCGGGGGCCAAAGTCCGCCCATCACCGCGGGCATGTATTATCTGACTGACGAAACCAAGGCCAGGTTTCACGACCTCGACTTCGGATGGGGCAAGCCAGTCTATGCGGGGCCGGCGGAAGCTGTCCCCTCGCCCTTTCCCTTGCTGATTAGCTTCCTCTTAGCCTCCAAGAACGCCAACGGGGAGGACGCCATCGTGGTGCCGATCTGCCTGCCTGGCCCTGCTATGGATAGGTTGGTGGAAGAGATGAGCAACTGCACCCATCAGCCGATGTGA